Proteins encoded within one genomic window of Paroedura picta isolate Pp20150507F chromosome 17, Ppicta_v3.0, whole genome shotgun sequence:
- the LOC143827519 gene encoding interleukin-9 receptor-like — protein sequence MVWENLRTAGLLQVLISPLFLAAEGQKTGISSGVRCLNSYGFQDRRVDCTWLRNQTKGEGPFYLNFSDTFEQGLKDLVCWLLPSNKTRDEFRCSAEGSGEFQENDLYKVSLHDTSLGEKASYAVWEDIYKPMRNIKCDPPYDFRSNMSGGRCLITWEMPKAYVLIWKDMQWQLQLRATHVPWEQAETKAGVSEETWMEIDAAEFTPGTSYVARLRCKTPDKNAAYVSHWSEWSGATEWSVPPGPLPQVLLPVFVWLPLCLGALLCLLLLAGCHSRIKSCCWPSTPNPAAFFLPLYASHRGDFQAWIGIRKPDAWLRGSGSSTGPGLATHRPLEEAVSQLSLFRRLSEAELPTEARVHHLLGAPNQQDKASNYVVIQGATQVPVLPGRAPLLFEGLNDFSEGFPYLPYKNSLFVA from the exons ATGGTGTGGGAGAACCTTCGGACAGCCGGTCTGCTGCAGGTGCTCATCTCACCCCTCTTCCTAGCCGCAGAAGGACAGAAAACAG GCATCTCCAGCGGCGTGCGCTGCCTGAACAGTTACGGCTTCCAGGACCGTAGAGTGGACTGCACATGGCTCCGGAATCAGACCAAGGGGGAGGGGCCATTCTACCTCAACTTCTCTGA CACCTTCGAGCAGGGCCTCAAGGACCTGGTCTGCTGGCTGTTACCCTCGAACAAGACGCGGGATGAGTTCCGTTGCTCTGCTGAGGGAAGCGGAGAGTTTCAGGAGAACGACTTGTACAAGGTCTCCCTGCATGACACCTCCTTGGGGGAGAAGGCCAGCTATGCAGTGTGGGAGGACATTTACAAGCCCATGAGGAACA TTAAATGTGATCCGCCATACGACTTCAGGAGCAACATGAGTGGCGGCAGGTGCTTGATCACGTGGGAGATGCCAAAGGCTTATGTGCTCATCTGGAAGGACATGCAGTGGCAGCTGCAACTCAGGGCCACCCACGTCCCCTGGGAg CAAGCGGAAACGAAGGCTGGAGTCAGTGAAGAAACGTGGATGGAAATAGATGCTGCTGAATTCACGCCGGGCACCAGCTATGTTGCCAGACTGCGCTGCAAGACCCCCGACAAGAATGCTGCTTATGTCAGCCACTGGAGCGAGTGGAGCGGTGCCACTGAGTGGAGCGTCCCTCCAG GACCTCTGCCTCAGGTGCTGCTGCCGGTCTTCGTCTGGCTCCCCCTCTGCCTCGGTGCCCTGCTGTGTCTACTCCTGCTCGCCGGCTGCCACTCAAG GATCAAGAGCTGCTGCTGGCCAAGCACCCCCAACCCCGctgccttcttcctgcccctcTATGCCTCTCACCGCGGGGACTTCCAG GCTTGGATTGGCATCAGGAAGCCGGATGCGTGGCTgagaggcagcggcagcagcactgGGCCTGGCTTGGCGACCCATCGGCCCCTGGAGGAGGCCGTTTCTCAGCTCTCCTTGTTCAGGCGCCTCTCAGAAGCAGAGCTGCCCACTGAGGCAAGAGTTCACCACTTGCTTGGGGCTCCGAACCAGCAGGACAAAGCCAGCAACTATGTTGTCATccaaggggccacacaggtcccGGTCCTGCCTGGGAGAGCTCCTCTCCTCTTCGAAGGCCTGAATGATTTCAGCGAGGGCTTCCCTTATTTGCCATACAAGAATTCCCTGTTTGTGGCATAG
- the PDPK1 gene encoding 3-phosphoinositide-dependent protein kinase 1, with product MASTGSPLYDAVPLQSSVVLCSCPSPSMVRSQVDSSSPPVAAATCGRGRGQGLNMESTAAEPRATPVSLQQPSQPRKKRPEDFKFGKILGEGSFSTVVLARELATSREYAIKILEKRHIIKENKVPYVTRERDVMSRLDHPFFVKLYFTFQDDEKLYFGLSYAKNGELLKYIRKIGSFDETCTRFYTAEIVSALEYLHGKGIIHRDLKPENILLNGEMHIQITDFGTAKVLSADSKQARANSFVGTAQYVSPELLTEKAACKSSDLWALGCIIYQLVAGLPPFRAGNEYLIFQKIIKLEYEFPEKFFPKAKDLVEKLLVLDATKRLGCEEIGGFEPLKAHPFFDSITWENLHHQTPPKLTAYLPAMSEDDEDCYGNYDNLLSQFGCLQVSGSTSSQSLSAPELCPPPASGNNIEQYIHDLDYNSFELDLQFSEEEKRLLLAKQAGGNPWHQFVENNLILKMGPVDKRKGLFARRRQLLLTEGPHLYYVDPVNKVLKGEIPWSLELRPEAKNFKTFFVHTPNRTYYLMDPSGNAHKWCKKIHEVWRHRYHQNAAK from the exons ATGGCCAGCACCGGCAGCCCTCTG tACGATGCTGTTCCCCTCCAGTCCAGTGTGGTTCTTTGTTCCTGCCCGTCCCCATCGATGGTGAGGAGCCAGGTGGATTCCAGCTCTCCACCAGTTGCTGCTGCCACGTGTGGCCGGGGCCGAGGCCAGGGGCTGAACATGGAAAGCACCGCAGCAGAGCCACGGGCCACTCCAGTGTCTCTACAGCAGCCTTCACAACCACGAAAGAAACGCCCCGAGGACTTCAAGTTTGGGAAAATTTTGGGTGAAGGATCTTTCTCAACG GTCGTTTTGGCCAGAGAATTGGCCACCTCCAGGGAATACGCCA TCAAAATTCTGGAGAAGCGTCATATCATAAAAGAGAACAAGGTGCCCTACGTAACCCGAGAGAGGGATGTGATGTCACGCCTGGATCACCCTTTCTTTGTCAAGCTCTACTTCACCTTTCAGGATGATGAGAAACTCT ACTTTGGCCTTAGCTATGCCAAAAATGGAGAGCTCTTAAAATATATCCGCAAGATTGGCTCCTTTGATGAGACCTGTACCAGGTTTTATACTGCTGAAATTGTGTCTGCACTGGAGTATTTGCATGGGAAGGGAATTATTCACAG GGACCTGAAGCCGGAGAACATCTTGCTCAATGGGGAGATGCACATTCAGATCACGGATTTTGGGACAGCAAAGGTGTTGTCTGCAGACAGTAAGCAAG cacgGGCAAACTCCTTTGTGGGGACCGCGCAGTATGTGTCTCCGGAGCTGCTCACAGAGAAGGCTGCCTGCAAAAG CTCGGACTTGTGGGCTCTTGGCTGCATCATATATCAGCTGGTAGCCGGACTGCCACCGTTCCGAGCTGG AAATGAATATCTTATATTTCAAAAGATAATCAAATTGGAGTATGAATTCCCGGAGAAGTTCTTTCCCAAGGCAAAAGATCTTGTAGAAAAGCTTTTG GTTCTGGATGCAACCAAGAGGCTCGGCTGTGAAGAAATTGGCGGATTTGAGCCCCTGAAGGCCCATCCATTCTTCGATTCCATTACCTGGGAAAATCTGCATCACCAAACGCCCCCCAAACTCACGGCATACTTGCCTGCTATGTCCGAGGATGACGAAGACTGCTATGGAAAT TATGACAATCTCCTGAGCCAGTTTGGCTGCCTGCAAGtctctggctccacctcctcccagtCGCTGTCTGCTCCAGAGCTGTGCCCCCCACCCGCCTCTGGCAACAACATAGAGCAATACATTCATGACCTCGACTACAACTCCTTTGAGTTGGACCTCCAGTTCTCCgaagaagaaaaaaggttgcTGCTGGCAAAACAGGCCGGTGGAAACCCCTG GCATCAGTTTGTAGAGAACAATTTAATCTTGAAGATGGGGCCAGTGGACAAGAGGAAG GGTCTGTTTGCTCGCCGGCGACAGCTGCTCTTGACCGAAGGGCCCCACTTGTACTACGTAGACCCTGTCAACAAAGTTCTGAAAGGGGAGATTCCGTGGTCACTTGAGCTGCGGCCAGAAGCCAAGAACTTTAAAACCTTTTTTGTTCACACA CCTAACCGGACGTATTACCTGATGGACCCCAGTGGGAATGCACATAAGTGGTGTAAAAAGATCCACGAGGTCTGGCGACACAGATACCACCAGAATGCTGCAAAATAA